One segment of Pseudomonadota bacterium DNA contains the following:
- a CDS encoding histidine phosphatase family protein: MTVLYLVRHGQAGELTGHYDTLSDRGWRQSELLGEHMRACDRRFDEIWCGTLQRHRLTLDAFHQTYPLPHKAWHDPALDEIPFEALLAQYQAQFPEHAARHDAGADQSHAAFANTLRHAIDLWRGDLLDGLEPTWVDYKTPVTRWLEGRTLAATPGKHVLAISSAGTISLLLSAALQLDDSQMHLFNAQLRNTAVTALELNPTGPVRLALFNSVAHLDVHAQPALITSL, from the coding sequence ATGACAGTGTTGTATCTCGTCAGACACGGCCAAGCCGGCGAACTCACCGGTCACTACGACACCCTCTCCGACCGCGGTTGGCGACAGAGTGAGCTGTTGGGCGAGCACATGCGCGCCTGCGACCGCCGTTTCGATGAAATCTGGTGCGGCACCCTGCAACGGCACCGGTTGACGCTCGACGCCTTTCACCAGACCTACCCACTGCCCCACAAGGCCTGGCACGACCCGGCGTTGGACGAAATCCCCTTCGAAGCGCTGTTGGCGCAGTACCAGGCGCAGTTTCCGGAGCACGCGGCCCGACACGACGCGGGGGCGGACCAATCACACGCGGCTTTCGCCAACACGCTGCGGCACGCCATCGACCTCTGGCGGGGCGACCTGCTGGACGGGCTCGAACCCACGTGGGTGGATTACAAGACCCCGGTCACCCGGTGGCTGGAGGGACGCACGCTCGCGGCCACGCCCGGCAAGCACGTGCTGGCCATCAGCTCGGCCGGCACCATATCCCTGTTGCTGAGCGCCGCCTTGCAACTCGACGATTCGCAGATGCACCTGTTCAACGCCCAACTGCGCAACACCGCGGTCACGGCGCTGGAGCTGAACCCGACCGGTCCGGTGCGGCTCGCGCTGTTCAACAGCGTCGCGCACCTCGACGTCCACGCACAGCCGGCGCTGATCACCTCGCTCTAG
- a CDS encoding acyl-CoA dehydrogenase family protein, whose protein sequence is MSQPATALQASLTDFMNEHVYPAERLYRAHTESAADRWTIPPVMEELKRKARDAGLWNLWRPRDLGGRLSNREYAPLAEIMGRSLIGPEAFNCSAPDTGNMEVLLKYGTDAQREQWLEPLFDGEIRSAFCMTEPDVASSDATNVRCSIVRDGDHYVITGRKWWSTGAPDPRCKILIVMGKTDPDAPRHTQQSMILVPADTPGVQLIRPLQVFGSDDAPHGHAEIAFNDVRVPAENLLLGEGRGFEIAQGRLGPGRIHHCMRLIGCAQRALEMMCQRTSSRVAFGKPLSEQGTIRADIAESWCDIAQARLLTLQAAERIDDAGTKGARDLIAAIKIVAPNMAQRVIDRAIQAHGALGVSQDTFLADAFAYARTIRLADGPDEVHRAALAKQVLGAYTG, encoded by the coding sequence ATGAGCCAACCCGCGACTGCGCTGCAGGCCAGCCTCACAGACTTCATGAACGAACACGTCTACCCCGCCGAGCGCCTCTACCGGGCCCACACCGAGAGCGCCGCCGACCGCTGGACAATTCCGCCCGTCATGGAGGAGCTCAAGCGCAAGGCCCGCGATGCCGGCCTGTGGAACCTCTGGCGGCCACGTGACCTCGGTGGCCGGCTGAGCAACCGCGAGTACGCGCCGCTTGCCGAGATCATGGGTCGCTCGTTGATCGGACCGGAAGCCTTCAACTGCAGTGCACCGGACACCGGTAACATGGAAGTGTTGCTCAAGTACGGCACCGACGCTCAGCGCGAGCAGTGGCTCGAACCGCTGTTCGACGGCGAGATTCGCTCGGCGTTCTGCATGACCGAACCCGACGTCGCGTCGTCCGACGCGACAAACGTCCGCTGCAGTATCGTGCGGGATGGCGATCACTACGTGATCACCGGCCGAAAATGGTGGAGCACGGGTGCACCCGACCCGCGGTGCAAGATCCTGATCGTCATGGGCAAGACCGACCCGGACGCACCCCGCCACACGCAGCAGTCCATGATCCTGGTGCCCGCCGACACACCGGGCGTGCAGCTGATCCGCCCGCTGCAGGTGTTCGGCAGCGACGATGCCCCACACGGCCACGCCGAAATCGCGTTCAATGACGTTCGGGTGCCGGCCGAGAACCTGCTGCTCGGCGAGGGCCGGGGATTCGAAATCGCCCAGGGCCGCCTGGGGCCAGGTCGCATTCACCACTGCATGCGCTTGATCGGCTGTGCGCAACGCGCGCTCGAAATGATGTGCCAGCGTACCAGCAGCCGCGTCGCCTTCGGCAAACCCTTGTCCGAGCAGGGGACGATCCGCGCCGACATCGCCGAGAGCTGGTGCGACATTGCTCAAGCCCGCCTGCTGACGCTGCAGGCGGCAGAGCGCATCGACGACGCCGGCACCAAGGGCGCTCGCGACCTGATCGCCGCCATCAAGATCGTCGCACCGAACATGGCGCAGCGGGTGATCGATCGGGCGATCCAGGCACACGGCGCGCTCGGCGTCAGTCAGGACACGTTCCTCGCCGACGCCTTCGCCTACGCGCGCACCATCCGACTCGCCGACGGCCCTGACGAAGTCCACCGCGCGGCGCTGGCCAAGCAGGTGTTGGGCGCCTACACGGGCTGA
- the nhaD gene encoding sodium:proton antiporter NhaD, producing the protein MAVALPGAALAAGDAAAGQRLELTDNWVGTLCLVIFAVAYALVIGEERIHLRKSKPVILAAGAIWAAIGWVYTQHEIDHVVEAAFRHNLLEYAELMLFLLVAMTYINAMEERRLFDGLRVWLVKLGLSYRALFWLTGVLSFFISPIADNLTTALLMCAVVLALGASNTRFVNLACINIVVAANAGGAFSPFGDITTLMVWQKGLVSVQQFLVLFLPSVVNFLIPAAIMTAFIPNERPEPVHEFVELKRGARRIVLLFLVTIALAVSMHSFLGLPPVLGMMTGLALLKIFGYFLRMTLPKSLAKKRLRYADDPQRLQSLEHIGPFDIFNRVSRAEWDTLLFFYGVIMCVGGLGFIGYLAMMSEALYVNWDPTYANVAVGVISALVDNIPVMFAVLTMQPDMSLGQWLLVTLTAGVGGSLLSIGSAAGVALMGQARGRYTFFSHLKWSWAIALGYVASIWVHLRLNAHLFDVPI; encoded by the coding sequence CTGGCAGTCGCTTTGCCCGGCGCGGCACTGGCTGCGGGTGATGCCGCTGCCGGCCAGCGGCTCGAACTCACCGACAACTGGGTCGGTACGCTGTGCCTGGTGATCTTCGCAGTCGCCTATGCGCTCGTGATCGGTGAGGAGCGAATCCACCTCAGAAAGTCCAAACCCGTGATCCTCGCGGCCGGCGCGATCTGGGCGGCAATCGGCTGGGTCTACACGCAGCACGAAATCGATCACGTGGTCGAAGCTGCATTTCGACACAACCTGCTCGAGTACGCCGAGCTGATGCTGTTTCTGCTCGTTGCAATGACCTACATCAACGCGATGGAAGAGCGCCGTCTGTTCGATGGTTTGCGGGTATGGCTTGTCAAACTCGGCTTGTCCTACCGGGCGCTGTTCTGGTTGACCGGGGTGTTGTCGTTTTTCATTTCGCCGATCGCCGACAACCTCACCACGGCACTGTTGATGTGTGCGGTCGTGTTGGCGCTCGGGGCCAGCAACACGCGCTTCGTAAACCTGGCCTGTATCAACATCGTCGTCGCGGCGAACGCCGGCGGGGCGTTTTCGCCGTTCGGCGACATCACCACGCTCATGGTCTGGCAGAAGGGGCTGGTCAGCGTGCAGCAGTTCCTGGTGCTGTTTCTGCCCTCGGTCGTGAATTTCCTGATCCCGGCGGCGATCATGACCGCGTTTATTCCGAACGAGCGGCCGGAACCCGTGCACGAGTTCGTCGAACTCAAGCGCGGTGCGCGTCGCATCGTGCTGCTGTTTCTGGTGACCATTGCGCTGGCTGTCAGCATGCACAGCTTCCTCGGCCTGCCTCCGGTGCTCGGCATGATGACCGGGCTTGCGCTGTTGAAGATCTTCGGCTACTTCCTGCGCATGACCTTGCCGAAATCACTGGCGAAGAAGCGCCTGCGCTACGCCGACGACCCCCAGCGTTTGCAGTCTCTCGAGCACATCGGTCCCTTCGACATCTTCAACCGCGTCTCACGCGCCGAATGGGACACCCTGCTGTTTTTCTACGGCGTCATCATGTGCGTGGGCGGCCTGGGCTTCATCGGCTACCTCGCGATGATGTCAGAAGCGCTCTACGTCAATTGGGACCCGACCTACGCCAACGTTGCGGTCGGCGTGATCTCGGCGTTGGTCGACAACATTCCCGTGATGTTCGCCGTGCTGACCATGCAGCCGGACATGTCGCTCGGGCAGTGGCTGCTGGTGACGCTCACGGCCGGTGTCGGCGGCAGCCTGTTGTCGATCGGCTCTGCGGCCGGTGTCGCGCTCATGGGACAGGCGCGTGGTCGCTACACCTTCTTCAGCCACCTGAAGTGGAGCTGGGCCATCGCGCTCGGCTACGTGGCGAGCATCTGGGTGCACCTGAGGCTCAATGCGCACCTGTTCGACGTGCCGATCTGA
- a CDS encoding MarR family winged helix-turn-helix transcriptional regulator — protein sequence MSTPKRQRPTIRLHEFVPYQLSVTAGRMTQAINGLFERKYQFQIPEWRILMTLAENGALSAHEVADKSSMDRARVSRAQRRMADLELITVTIDDADRRRTILDLTEKGWGIVDTMVPDADRTGEWLLDGLSDEERTQLNSLLTKLLRRTDELPDQGFGD from the coding sequence ATGTCGACTCCGAAGCGGCAGCGCCCAACCATTCGCCTGCACGAGTTCGTGCCTTACCAGCTGTCCGTGACCGCCGGCCGCATGACCCAGGCGATCAATGGCCTGTTCGAACGGAAGTACCAGTTTCAGATCCCCGAGTGGCGCATTCTGATGACGCTGGCCGAGAACGGTGCCCTGTCAGCACACGAGGTCGCGGACAAATCGTCGATGGACCGCGCGCGCGTCAGCCGAGCACAGCGCCGCATGGCTGACCTCGAGTTGATCACGGTGACCATCGACGACGCCGACCGTCGCCGCACGATTCTGGATCTCACCGAGAAGGGCTGGGGCATCGTCGACACCATGGTGCCCGATGCCGACCGCACGGGGGAGTGGCTGCTCGACGGCCTCAGCGACGAAGAACGCACGCAGCTCAACAGCCTGTTGACGAAACTCCTGCGCCGGACCGACGAACTGCCCGATCAGGGCTTCGGCGACTGA
- a CDS encoding MraY family glycosyltransferase, protein MTDFMIALVALAATVAAIIPLRHFADRLGLVDVPTQRKRHRGAVPVIGGIAMVLGITAAVGVSGHFHDVFWLGASAYLLLLCGMIDDKFSIRVALRLLVQCMVALILLLGTGIELSSVGALLPGVDVELGRLALPFTVFCIIGVVNAVNMIDGVDGLSGTLMLVTFAGLAAISFGHGGGLFVVSLAVSFALVGFLLFNARAFRSRAAIFMGDAGSTTLGLIVAFLLISLSQAPQASVSPVGAAWILGVPLLDAMTVIVKRAVSGRPVFGADRAHVHHVFLDLGYSVNATVIRLAALQAILVGVGFLISSNRQFETLGFWGFIALIAASVGVSTLVVRRRKRAEHRVNRASQH, encoded by the coding sequence GTGACTGATTTCATGATTGCGCTCGTTGCGCTAGCGGCCACCGTGGCCGCCATTATTCCGCTTCGGCACTTCGCTGATCGCCTCGGGCTTGTCGACGTTCCCACCCAGCGGAAGCGGCACCGCGGCGCCGTGCCCGTGATCGGCGGTATCGCGATGGTGCTCGGTATCACTGCCGCCGTGGGCGTGTCCGGCCACTTCCACGACGTCTTCTGGCTCGGCGCGAGCGCCTACCTGCTGCTGTTGTGCGGCATGATCGACGACAAGTTCTCGATCCGCGTCGCGCTGCGCTTGCTGGTGCAGTGCATGGTGGCGCTGATCCTGCTGTTGGGCACGGGTATCGAGTTGAGCTCGGTCGGGGCCCTGCTGCCCGGGGTGGACGTGGAGCTTGGCCGGCTGGCATTGCCCTTCACCGTGTTCTGCATCATAGGCGTGGTCAACGCCGTCAACATGATCGACGGTGTGGACGGCTTGAGCGGAACGCTCATGCTCGTGACCTTCGCCGGCTTGGCGGCCATCAGCTTCGGGCACGGCGGCGGTCTGTTTGTGGTGAGCCTTGCGGTGAGCTTCGCGCTCGTTGGGTTCCTGCTGTTCAACGCACGCGCGTTCCGGTCGCGTGCCGCGATTTTCATGGGTGACGCCGGCTCGACCACACTCGGGCTGATCGTGGCCTTCCTGCTGATCTCGCTGTCGCAGGCGCCGCAGGCCAGTGTCAGCCCCGTGGGCGCGGCGTGGATCCTCGGCGTGCCGTTGCTCGACGCCATGACGGTCATCGTCAAGCGCGCGGTGAGCGGCAGGCCGGTGTTTGGCGCCGATCGCGCGCACGTGCACCACGTGTTTCTCGACCTCGGCTACTCCGTGAACGCCACGGTCATCCGACTGGCGGCGCTGCAGGCGATTCTGGTGGGCGTGGGCTTTCTGATTTCCAGCAACCGGCAATTCGAAACTCTCGGCTTCTGGGGTTTCATCGCCTTGATCGCAGCGTCGGTGGGCGTCTCAACGCTCGTGGTCAGGCGGCGCAAACGCGCTGAGCACAGAGTCAACCGCGCCAGTCAGCACTGA
- a CDS encoding 8-oxoguanine deaminase, with product MFSTLLNHCDTLVTMNDAGEELQNATLYAEDGVIVAIGPGDQLPQHADLVIDMRDHVVLPGLVNCHHHLYQNLTRVIPAAQDASLFGWLRALYPLWAGLTPEAMRVSTTVGLVELLLSGCTTSSDHHYLFPRGCQLDDQIEAALALGVRFHAMRGSMSIGESAGGLPPDQVVEDESHILVDSQRLIERWHNPAPHALLRIGLAPCSPFSVSRDLMRASAELARQYGVRLHTHLAENAEDIRYCENAFGMRPGDYAADCGWLGEDVWHAHCVHLDENESATFANTGTGVAHCPCSNMRLGSGIAPVRQWLDQGVRVGLGVDGSASNDSADLRAEARQALLLQRVRHGAEHFTAREALRLATRGGAEVLGRDDIGSLEVGKACDVVAWRSDALAFAGYDADPVAAIALGNPGHVNHALVQGRARVRDGELVDVDLPDLLAQHRRVAAALVNAAPVRV from the coding sequence GTGTTCTCGACGCTACTGAACCACTGTGACACGCTCGTGACCATGAACGACGCCGGCGAGGAGTTGCAAAACGCCACGCTGTACGCCGAGGACGGCGTGATCGTCGCGATCGGTCCCGGCGATCAGCTGCCGCAACACGCAGACCTGGTGATTGACATGCGAGACCATGTGGTGCTGCCGGGGCTTGTCAATTGCCACCATCACCTCTACCAGAACCTGACCCGCGTGATCCCGGCCGCCCAGGACGCCAGCCTGTTCGGCTGGCTGCGGGCCCTCTACCCCCTGTGGGCGGGCCTGACGCCGGAGGCGATGCGCGTGTCGACCACCGTGGGCCTGGTGGAACTGCTGCTGTCCGGCTGTACGACGAGCAGCGACCACCACTACCTGTTCCCGCGGGGCTGCCAACTGGACGATCAGATCGAGGCCGCGTTGGCGCTGGGTGTGCGGTTCCACGCGATGCGCGGCAGCATGAGCATCGGTGAAAGCGCCGGTGGGTTGCCGCCCGATCAGGTGGTTGAAGACGAGTCCCACATCCTGGTTGACAGCCAACGACTGATTGAGCGGTGGCACAACCCCGCGCCCCACGCGTTGTTGCGGATCGGGCTCGCGCCCTGCTCGCCCTTCTCCGTATCGCGTGACCTCATGCGGGCCTCGGCAGAGCTCGCACGCCAGTACGGCGTGCGGCTGCACACCCACCTCGCCGAAAACGCCGAAGACATCCGCTACTGTGAAAACGCGTTCGGCATGCGACCAGGTGACTACGCCGCCGACTGTGGCTGGCTGGGTGAAGACGTCTGGCATGCGCACTGTGTGCATCTCGATGAAAACGAGTCCGCCACCTTCGCCAACACCGGCACCGGGGTCGCGCACTGTCCGTGCTCAAACATGCGACTCGGCTCAGGCATCGCCCCGGTTCGGCAGTGGCTGGATCAGGGGGTGCGTGTCGGCCTCGGCGTCGATGGCTCGGCATCGAACGACAGCGCCGACCTGCGCGCCGAAGCACGGCAGGCCCTGCTGTTGCAGCGTGTCCGACACGGCGCCGAGCACTTCACGGCGCGCGAGGCGCTCCGACTGGCCACGCGGGGTGGCGCCGAGGTGCTGGGGCGGGACGACATCGGCTCACTCGAGGTGGGCAAGGCCTGCGATGTCGTGGCCTGGCGGTCCGACGCGCTCGCGTTCGCCGGCTACGACGCAGACCCGGTTGCCGCGATCGCGTTGGGCAACCCGGGTCACGTCAACCACGCCCTGGTGCAAGGTCGTGCCCGCGTGCGGGACGGCGAGCTCGTGGACGTGGATTTGCCGGACCTACTGGCGCAACACCGACGCGTCGCGGCGGCGCTGGTCAACGCCGCGCCCGTGCGGGTCTAG
- the gabD gene encoding NADP-dependent succinate-semialdehyde dehydrogenase: MQLNDQALFRQQCYIDGAWCDADSGDALEVLNPATQASLGTVPKMGEAETARAIAAAEAALPAWRGLTALERSNRLLAWHALMMEHQEDLAQLMTAEQGKPLGESRGEIAYAASFFRWFAEEGRRIYGDVIPPHQSDKRIVVLKQPIGVCAAITPWNFPAAMITRKVGPALAAGCTMVIKPASQTPYSALALCELAERAGIPAGVVSCVTGSARAIGGQLTGDPRVKKISFTGSTEVGRVLLEQCAKTVKKASMELGGNAPFIVFDDADLDKAVEGAMICKFRNGGQTCVCANRIYVQSGVYDAFSEKLAAAVDAITVGNGADDGVTQGPLIDDAAVAKVEEHIADALSKGASVVTGGERHALGGTYFQPTVLAGVTPQMAVSREETFGPLAPLFRFDSEDEAIALANDTEFGLAAYFYTRDLGRSWRVSEALEYGIVGCNTGLISTEIAPFGGVKESGLGREGSHYGIEDYVEVKYCCIGID, encoded by the coding sequence ATGCAACTCAACGATCAGGCCTTGTTTCGCCAGCAGTGTTACATCGACGGCGCGTGGTGCGACGCCGACTCTGGCGACGCCTTGGAGGTGCTGAACCCGGCCACGCAGGCGTCGCTCGGCACCGTGCCAAAGATGGGTGAAGCCGAGACCGCGCGGGCGATTGCGGCCGCCGAGGCGGCGCTGCCCGCCTGGCGGGGCCTGACGGCCCTGGAGCGCAGCAACCGCCTGCTTGCCTGGCACGCACTGATGATGGAGCACCAGGAAGACCTCGCGCAGCTCATGACTGCCGAACAAGGCAAGCCGCTCGGCGAGTCGCGCGGTGAAATCGCTTACGCTGCCTCATTCTTTCGCTGGTTCGCCGAGGAGGGCCGGCGCATCTACGGCGACGTGATTCCTCCGCACCAGAGCGACAAGCGCATCGTCGTGCTCAAGCAGCCGATTGGCGTCTGCGCGGCCATCACGCCCTGGAACTTCCCGGCCGCGATGATCACCCGCAAGGTCGGACCCGCGCTCGCCGCCGGTTGCACGATGGTGATCAAGCCGGCGTCGCAAACCCCCTACTCCGCGTTGGCACTCTGCGAACTGGCAGAGCGCGCGGGGATCCCCGCAGGCGTTGTCAGTTGTGTCACCGGCAGTGCCCGGGCCATCGGCGGGCAGCTCACGGGCGACCCGCGCGTGAAGAAGATCAGTTTCACCGGTTCCACCGAGGTCGGGCGCGTGCTGCTTGAACAGTGCGCCAAAACTGTCAAGAAGGCCTCGATGGAGCTCGGCGGCAACGCGCCGTTCATCGTGTTCGACGACGCCGACCTCGACAAGGCGGTCGAAGGCGCAATGATCTGCAAATTCCGCAACGGCGGACAGACCTGCGTGTGTGCCAACCGCATCTACGTGCAGAGCGGCGTGTACGACGCCTTCAGTGAGAAGCTCGCGGCCGCGGTCGACGCGATCACGGTGGGCAACGGGGCCGATGACGGCGTGACCCAGGGCCCGCTGATCGACGACGCGGCGGTCGCCAAGGTGGAAGAACACATCGCCGATGCCCTGTCTAAGGGCGCATCGGTGGTGACCGGTGGCGAGCGGCACGCGCTCGGCGGCACGTACTTCCAGCCTACCGTGCTCGCCGGCGTGACACCGCAGATGGCCGTGTCGCGGGAAGAGACCTTCGGTCCACTCGCACCGTTGTTTCGCTTCGACAGCGAAGACGAGGCCATCGCGCTGGCCAACGACACCGAGTTCGGGCTCGCCGCCTACTTCTATACCCGTGACCTCGGGCGCAGCTGGCGGGTCAGCGAGGCCCTCGAGTACGGCATCGTCGGCTGCAATACCGGCCTGATCTCGACCGAAATCGCCCCCTTCGGCGGGGTAAAGGAGTCCGGCCTGGGCCGCGAGGGCTCGCACTATGGCATCGAGGACTACGTCGAAGTGAAATATTGCTGCATTGGCATCGACTGA
- a CDS encoding GspH/FimT family pseudopilin, translated as MRTHHSGFTLIELLVTVMLMGVLMAVGLPAMSHMVKESRLSSAAYRLAGDLNLARAEAVRTGQTTVLCHADAAGTQCRTAAEAGGWQATGYLVGIDAAPTNQVIDNDPNTGAPNPMRRGEDFGFGIQINPPTATTFDTAIWFRPDGTIRDSAGRRGSASFQLCSTDTDAEGRVIEVSSTGAVRIEKTDTVIQATSC; from the coding sequence ATGCGCACACATCACTCCGGTTTTACCCTCATCGAGCTCCTGGTCACGGTGATGCTCATGGGCGTCCTCATGGCTGTCGGATTGCCCGCCATGAGCCACATGGTCAAGGAAAGTCGATTGAGTTCAGCAGCTTACCGACTCGCTGGCGACCTCAATCTGGCCAGGGCCGAGGCGGTTCGGACCGGCCAGACCACGGTGTTATGCCACGCCGACGCGGCCGGGACCCAGTGTCGCACAGCCGCCGAGGCCGGGGGCTGGCAGGCGACCGGGTACCTCGTTGGCATCGACGCTGCTCCCACCAACCAGGTGATCGACAACGACCCGAACACCGGCGCGCCGAACCCGATGAGGCGTGGCGAGGATTTCGGCTTCGGCATCCAGATCAACCCGCCGACCGCAACCACCTTCGACACTGCGATCTGGTTCCGACCCGACGGCACGATCCGCGACAGCGCGGGTCGTCGCGGCAGCGCGTCATTCCAGCTGTGCTCGACTGACACCGACGCCGAGGGCCGCGTGATCGAGGTGTCGTCCACCGGTGCCGTGCGCATCGAGAAAACCGACACCGTCATACAGGCCACATCATGCTGA
- the pilV gene encoding type IV pilus modification protein PilV — protein sequence MLIIRKDQRGVTMLEVLVTVAILAIGLLGVAGLQVQALRSTKVSFERSVILEHSSRIMEAIRANPDIAESFDINSNALPGTAPGCTTTCTDVQRAQIDLVAIRDSLQASLNNFNPSWTVTIAPVVGADPPFEVDLTLQWETRNDAGNGTDVFTYNTVSQI from the coding sequence ATGCTGATCATCCGAAAAGACCAACGCGGTGTGACCATGCTCGAAGTGCTGGTGACCGTGGCCATCCTCGCCATCGGTTTGCTGGGCGTGGCCGGCCTGCAGGTACAGGCGCTGCGCTCGACGAAGGTGAGTTTCGAACGCAGTGTGATCCTCGAACACAGCTCGCGCATCATGGAAGCGATCCGGGCCAACCCCGACATCGCCGAGAGCTTCGACATCAACTCGAACGCGTTGCCGGGCACCGCACCGGGCTGCACGACAACCTGCACCGACGTCCAGCGCGCCCAGATCGACCTCGTCGCGATTCGCGACTCGCTGCAGGCCAGCCTGAACAACTTCAACCCGTCCTGGACCGTCACCATCGCCCCGGTGGTGGGCGCTGATCCGCCCTTCGAGGTGGATCTCACCCTGCAGTGGGAAACCCGAAACGACGCCGGCAACGGCACCGACGTGTTCACCTACAACACGGTGAGTCAGATCTGA
- a CDS encoding PilW family protein, whose translation MASQPHTTSQRAARGFTLLELMIAMTIGVVLIAGAFGIVVSSTATREKTEASTELLGSTRLIAGVLGDDIRHAGMFGRLRGALSIEGRTGGTNELPPVAGDCDANFYNDLEQYIFATNNANPWNATCVGATWVAGTDILAVKYTDIEDLPFAAATALPEDSVYLFSNPSGGRLFWEGTIPPTTIGYGAAFAPEADRLIQPLRVHIYYLSEPTADVPTRSLRRIGLSGTAGLLYEEEVIATGVENFQLQLGIEICDAAVNPCQGIVTQYVTADTLNWNDPSLVDRIRAVQVLTVSGSDNVDRPSALTRTYQFAGENITATTDLRVWQGTFQVRNNL comes from the coding sequence ATGGCCAGCCAACCGCATACCACCAGCCAACGCGCCGCACGCGGCTTCACTTTGCTGGAGCTGATGATCGCGATGACCATCGGTGTTGTCCTGATCGCCGGTGCCTTCGGCATCGTCGTGAGCAGCACCGCCACCCGGGAGAAAACCGAAGCCAGCACCGAGTTGTTGGGTTCAACCCGCCTGATCGCGGGCGTGCTCGGCGACGACATTCGCCACGCGGGCATGTTCGGCCGACTGCGCGGTGCGCTCTCGATCGAGGGCCGCACGGGCGGGACCAACGAGTTGCCGCCGGTGGCGGGCGACTGCGACGCGAATTTCTACAACGACCTCGAGCAGTACATCTTCGCAACCAACAACGCCAACCCGTGGAACGCAACCTGTGTCGGTGCAACCTGGGTGGCTGGCACCGACATCCTCGCGGTGAAATACACCGACATTGAGGATTTGCCGTTTGCAGCGGCAACGGCGTTGCCCGAGGACAGTGTCTACCTGTTCAGTAACCCGTCCGGCGGGCGGCTGTTCTGGGAAGGCACGATCCCGCCGACCACGATCGGCTACGGCGCCGCCTTTGCCCCTGAAGCCGACCGACTGATCCAGCCGTTGCGCGTGCACATCTACTACCTGTCCGAGCCGACCGCCGACGTACCCACCCGGTCGTTGCGCCGGATCGGCCTCTCGGGCACGGCGGGCCTGCTCTACGAGGAGGAGGTGATCGCAACCGGTGTCGAGAACTTCCAATTGCAACTCGGGATCGAGATCTGCGATGCGGCGGTGAACCCCTGCCAGGGCATCGTCACGCAGTACGTGACCGCCGACACGCTGAACTGGAACGACCCGTCGCTGGTCGACCGCATCCGCGCGGTACAGGTGCTGACGGTGTCGGGCAGCGACAACGTGGACCGGCCGTCCGCGCTGACACGCACCTACCAGTTCGCGGGTGAAAACATCACCGCCACCACCGACCTGCGGGTGTGGCAAGGCACATTCCAGGTGCGCAACAACCTATGA
- a CDS encoding PilX N-terminal domain-containing pilus assembly protein, giving the protein MTQPNASPAMPGRQRGVTLIIALMVLAVLTIAGMGVIGMSSVEMRIAQNEKASQVAFEAAESGLRRVMRSPTLRQTLLNPYANGTDPVADVQTVNFNSAPGDWTSEVEIQPLGASLPCPISSSATATSGVTCVFYEITSVGQYGDATQRGASKTVIGSVYVQVGGGHSGTTYATE; this is encoded by the coding sequence ATGACTCAGCCCAACGCAAGTCCCGCGATGCCGGGCCGCCAGCGCGGCGTCACGTTGATCATCGCCCTGATGGTGCTGGCAGTCCTGACCATTGCCGGCATGGGTGTCATCGGCATGTCGAGCGTGGAGATGCGCATCGCGCAAAACGAAAAGGCCTCGCAAGTCGCGTTCGAGGCTGCCGAGTCGGGCCTGCGCCGCGTGATGCGCTCACCCACCCTGCGCCAGACCCTGCTCAACCCCTACGCCAACGGCACGGACCCGGTGGCAGACGTGCAGACCGTGAACTTCAACAGTGCGCCAGGTGATTGGACCTCGGAAGTTGAAATCCAACCACTCGGTGCTTCGCTGCCCTGCCCGATCAGCAGCTCCGCGACTGCGACAAGCGGCGTCACCTGTGTGTTCTACGAGATCACCTCTGTTGGCCAGTACGGCGACGCCACCCAACGCGGCGCCTCGAAAACCGTGATCGGCAGCGTCTACGTGCAGGTGGGCGGCGGCCATTCGGGTACGACGTACGCGACGGAGTGA